A single window of Sporosarcina sp. FSL W7-1349 DNA harbors:
- the acpP gene encoding acyl carrier protein, translated as MSVLERVTKVVVDRLGVDESEVKPEASFREDLGADSLDVVELVMELEDEFDMEISDDDAEKIGTVGDAVTYIEAKVN; from the coding sequence TTGTCAGTACTTGAACGTGTAACGAAAGTTGTCGTCGACCGTCTTGGTGTCGATGAGAGCGAAGTGAAACCAGAAGCTTCTTTCCGTGAAGATCTTGGGGCGGACTCTTTGGACGTCGTGGAACTTGTTATGGAATTGGAAGATGAGTTCGATATGGAAATTTCCGATGACGATGCCGAGAAAATCGGAACAGTCGGCGATGCCGTAACGTATATCGAAGCTAAAGTAAATTAA
- the fapR gene encoding transcription factor FapR produces MRIPKQERQRRLGELLEENPFMTDEELSDHFSVSVQTIRLDRLELGIPELRERLKTVASRTMQGEVKSLHSDEIIGDIVDIELDKRALSIFDVTNDHVFQRNGIARGHHLFAQANSLAVAVLDEDLALTAKSTLNFIKPVKAGDRVVARAEVKEESPEKKRTLVEVVSTVGEETVFTGQFYMYRTRDGK; encoded by the coding sequence TTGAGAATACCGAAGCAGGAGAGACAACGCCGTCTTGGAGAGTTGCTTGAAGAAAATCCTTTTATGACTGATGAGGAGCTGTCCGATCATTTTTCTGTAAGTGTTCAAACTATCCGGTTGGACCGGCTTGAACTTGGGATTCCGGAACTTCGGGAACGGTTGAAAACCGTCGCATCCCGGACGATGCAAGGGGAAGTGAAGTCCCTTCATTCTGATGAAATCATCGGAGACATCGTCGATATCGAACTGGATAAGAGGGCTTTGTCCATTTTTGACGTGACTAACGATCATGTATTCCAAAGAAATGGGATAGCACGGGGACATCATTTATTTGCCCAGGCGAATTCCCTCGCGGTGGCCGTGCTGGATGAAGACCTGGCATTGACCGCGAAATCCACATTGAATTTCATAAAACCCGTCAAAGCGGGAGACCGGGTCGTGGCTCGTGCCGAAGTGAAGGAGGAAAGTCCGGAGAAAAAGCGGACTTTGGTTGAGGTCGTCTCGACGGTTGGTGAGGAGACCGTCTTCACCGGGCAATTTTACATGTATCGAACGCGGGACGGGAAGTAG
- the fabG gene encoding 3-oxoacyl-[acyl-carrier-protein] reductase, which produces MARFEGKAAIVTGASRGIGREIALLLGKEGARVAVNYSGSKEKADEVVGLIQEAGGEAFAIQADVSDADSVKNMVDETLKTFGSIDILVNNAGITKDNLLMRMKEDEWDDVININMKGVFLCTKGVTRQMMKQRAGKIVNVASIVGVSGNPGQANYVAAKAGVIGFTKTAAKELASRNINVNAVAPGFITTDMTEVLTDEVKEQMLSVIPLGKLGSPQDVARSVLFLLSDDAAYITGQTIHVDGGMVM; this is translated from the coding sequence ATGGCTAGGTTTGAAGGGAAAGCGGCGATCGTCACGGGCGCATCCCGTGGGATTGGGCGGGAAATTGCTCTTCTGTTAGGGAAAGAAGGGGCCCGGGTAGCGGTCAATTATAGCGGCAGCAAAGAGAAAGCCGATGAGGTTGTCGGGTTGATTCAAGAAGCGGGAGGCGAAGCGTTTGCCATTCAGGCGGATGTATCCGATGCCGATAGTGTCAAAAATATGGTCGATGAAACATTGAAAACATTCGGCTCCATTGATATCCTAGTCAACAATGCGGGTATCACTAAGGACAACCTTCTCATGCGGATGAAGGAAGATGAATGGGATGACGTCATCAATATTAATATGAAAGGCGTGTTCCTCTGCACTAAAGGGGTCACGCGCCAAATGATGAAACAGCGGGCAGGGAAGATTGTCAATGTGGCATCGATTGTCGGGGTGTCGGGCAATCCTGGACAAGCGAATTACGTCGCTGCCAAAGCGGGGGTCATCGGCTTTACGAAAACGGCCGCCAAAGAATTAGCTTCGCGGAATATCAACGTCAATGCAGTCGCACCGGGCTTCATTACGACAGATATGACCGAAGTGCTGACGGACGAAGTGAAAGAGCAAATGCTATCGGTCATCCCGCTCGGAAAACTCGGCAGCCCGCAAGACGTGGCACGCTCGGTCCTATTCTTGCTATCCGATGATGCAGCTTATATTACGGGTCAGACTATCCATGTTGATGGCGGTATGGTGATGTAA
- the plsX gene encoding phosphate acyltransferase PlsX — MIIAVDGMGGDNAPAEIVAGALKSLDAFHDIQIHIYGDEAAIAPHVQQNERLKIIHCSEKIEPDDEPVRAIRRKKDASMVRMAQAVHDGAADVGVSAGNTGALVAAGLFLVGRMEGIERPALAPTLPTVDGQGFLLLDVGANADSKPVHLKQFAIMGSIYAEKVRGVKKPRVGLLNIGTEEGKGNELTKGAYELLSDAPIHFIGNVEARDLLTGAADVVVTDGFTGNMVLKTIEGTALGFFSMLKEVYTASMKTKLSAALVKNELGGLKGKLDYTEYGGAGLFGLQSPVIKAHGSSNANAILNAVRQARTMVQYDVSGTIRETIGKAETE, encoded by the coding sequence ATGATCATAGCAGTTGATGGAATGGGCGGAGATAATGCCCCCGCTGAAATCGTTGCGGGAGCTCTGAAAAGCCTGGACGCATTTCATGACATTCAAATACATATTTATGGTGATGAGGCGGCAATCGCCCCACATGTGCAACAAAATGAGCGGTTGAAAATCATTCATTGCAGCGAGAAAATTGAGCCGGATGACGAACCGGTCCGCGCCATCCGCAGGAAGAAAGACGCCTCTATGGTAAGAATGGCGCAAGCGGTTCATGACGGCGCAGCGGATGTGGGTGTTTCTGCGGGCAATACAGGTGCGCTCGTAGCCGCGGGGTTATTCCTCGTCGGGCGGATGGAAGGGATTGAACGCCCTGCGCTTGCCCCGACTTTGCCGACAGTCGACGGACAAGGGTTCCTCCTGCTTGATGTCGGTGCCAACGCCGATTCGAAGCCGGTTCATTTAAAACAATTTGCCATCATGGGAAGCATCTACGCAGAAAAGGTGCGCGGCGTTAAAAAGCCCCGTGTCGGCTTGTTGAATATCGGGACCGAAGAGGGAAAAGGGAACGAGTTGACAAAAGGGGCGTATGAGCTTTTGTCGGATGCGCCGATCCACTTCATCGGAAATGTGGAGGCCCGGGATTTATTGACCGGCGCCGCGGATGTTGTCGTAACGGATGGTTTCACGGGGAATATGGTCTTGAAAACGATCGAAGGAACCGCTCTCGGATTCTTCTCGATGTTGAAGGAAGTATATACCGCTTCCATGAAAACGAAATTATCGGCAGCCCTCGTCAAAAACGAATTGGGCGGGCTGAAAGGGAAATTGGATTATACAGAGTACGGCGGCGCCGGGCTGTTCGGTTTGCAATCGCCGGTCATCAAAGCGCATGGTTCCTCCAACGCGAACGCCATTTTGAACGCGGTTCGCCAAGCAAGGACGATGGTACAATATGATGTCAGCGGGACAATCCGCGAGACAATCGGAAAGGCGGAGACGGAATGA
- the fabD gene encoding ACP S-malonyltransferase translates to MTKVAFVFPGQGSQSVGMGKELAETNEKSKRYLEQADQVLGFGLGQLILEGPQEELTLTYHAQPALLTVGSMIASRLMEEGVAPDYTAGHSLGEYTALVASGVLSFEDGVSLVHKRGLYMNEAVPAGEGAMAAILGLDGQKLKEVTDAITAEGNPVQPANMNCPGQIVISGSKEGVAKACVQLKEAGAKRAIPLDVSGPFHSSLMEPAASKLGAALAEVDMSDAKIPVIANVNASPVQDEDTIKGLLVEQLYSPVLWEDSVRTLLELGVTHFVECGPGKVLSGLIKKIDRSATVLSAYDEETVQAVVEAAKGWS, encoded by the coding sequence ATGACGAAAGTGGCATTTGTGTTCCCAGGACAAGGCTCGCAGTCGGTCGGCATGGGAAAAGAGTTGGCTGAAACAAACGAAAAGAGTAAGCGGTATTTGGAACAGGCCGATCAAGTCCTCGGATTCGGACTGGGCCAATTGATTCTGGAAGGTCCCCAGGAAGAGCTCACGTTGACCTATCACGCGCAGCCGGCGCTTCTGACGGTTGGTTCGATGATTGCATCACGCTTGATGGAGGAAGGCGTAGCGCCCGATTATACGGCGGGGCATAGCCTCGGTGAATATACTGCATTGGTCGCTTCGGGGGTCCTCTCCTTTGAAGACGGGGTTTCATTGGTCCATAAACGCGGTTTATATATGAATGAAGCGGTTCCGGCGGGGGAAGGCGCAATGGCTGCCATCCTGGGACTGGATGGCCAAAAGTTGAAAGAAGTGACGGATGCAATCACAGCGGAAGGAAATCCGGTCCAGCCGGCGAATATGAACTGTCCGGGGCAAATTGTCATTTCAGGTTCCAAGGAGGGCGTGGCGAAAGCATGCGTCCAATTGAAGGAGGCAGGAGCGAAGCGGGCGATCCCTCTCGATGTGAGCGGTCCCTTCCATTCTTCTCTCATGGAGCCGGCAGCTTCCAAACTGGGCGCTGCGCTAGCTGAAGTGGACATGTCCGATGCAAAAATTCCGGTCATCGCTAATGTCAATGCTTCACCTGTCCAAGACGAGGATACAATCAAAGGCTTGCTTGTCGAGCAGCTGTATTCCCCCGTCTTATGGGAAGATTCGGTCCGGACGCTGCTGGAACTAGGCGTAACTCATTTCGTTGAATGCGGTCCGGGGAAAGTGTTGAGCGGGCTGATTAAGAAGATTGATAGAAGTGCTACGGTTTTATCAGCGTATGATGAAGAAACAGTGCAAGCCGTTGTGGAAGCGGCGAAAGGGTGGTCGTGA
- the rnc gene encoding ribonuclease III yields MTNRRHQQRSTNGTLPAAIRHKFEELEAELDIHFSDRALLYNAFTHSSYVNEHRKRNYTDNERLEFLGDAVLELGVSRFLYATEPTMSEGELTKLRAAIVCEPSLEKFSNELGFGRYILLGKGEEQTGGRMRPALLADVFEAFVGALYLDQGLEAVTSFLEKIVFPKISVGAFSHMMDYKSRLQEIVQQTNNGSLHYEIIEEKGPAHAKKFVTVVRLGDEEMGTGIGKSKKEAEQEAARHAIGKLESRKVEGEN; encoded by the coding sequence ATGACCAATAGACGACATCAGCAAAGATCAACGAATGGCACGTTGCCTGCAGCCATCCGACACAAATTCGAGGAGCTGGAGGCGGAGTTGGATATCCACTTTTCCGACCGTGCTCTCTTGTATAACGCGTTTACCCACTCCTCTTATGTCAATGAACACCGGAAACGGAATTATACCGATAATGAACGATTGGAATTTTTAGGGGATGCAGTCCTGGAGCTCGGCGTCTCTCGCTTTTTATACGCTACAGAACCTACTATGTCCGAAGGGGAATTGACGAAACTCCGGGCTGCGATCGTCTGCGAACCGTCCCTGGAGAAATTTTCAAATGAACTCGGATTCGGGCGATATATCCTTTTAGGAAAAGGGGAAGAGCAGACAGGAGGTCGTATGCGCCCTGCATTGTTGGCGGACGTTTTTGAAGCATTCGTCGGGGCTCTTTATCTGGATCAAGGTTTAGAAGCTGTCACTTCTTTTTTAGAGAAGATTGTTTTTCCGAAAATTAGCGTCGGTGCTTTTTCGCATATGATGGATTATAAAAGCCGCCTGCAGGAAATCGTCCAGCAGACGAATAACGGGTCTCTTCATTATGAAATCATCGAAGAGAAGGGTCCAGCACATGCGAAAAAGTTTGTCACAGTCGTGCGCCTCGGGGATGAGGAGATGGGGACCGGCATTGGAAAATCTAAAAAGGAAGCCGAGCAGGAAGCGGCCCGACATGCCATCGGAAAACTGGAAAGCCGAAAAGTCGAAGGGGAGAACTGA